The following proteins come from a genomic window of Pirellula staleyi DSM 6068:
- a CDS encoding DUF1080 domain-containing protein — MSSFALFTRWSLALALVLGLVVTTSSLRAEDDAAADPAKADADFAFQGEYMGTLKTDEGDVTVGLQLIAMGKGKFRAVGYKGGLPGEGWDQNEKVEADGELKDGKVVVEHDLAKAVIGDGEATIYAPGEVKVGTIKKVERKSPTLGAAAPEGAVVLFDGKNADAFEGGKVTSEGLLMQGVTSKQKFDSFKLHIEFRLPYMPEARGQGRGNSGIYLQGRYEVQMLDSFGLAGLDNECGGIYTIRKPDVNMCLPPLAWQTYDIDFTAAKYDAEGKLTAKPRVTVRHNGQLIHSDVELPADMNTRAAPVAAGKDPGPIYLQNHGNPVRYRNIWVVETK; from the coding sequence ATGAGCTCATTTGCTTTGTTTACCCGTTGGTCCCTCGCGCTGGCACTGGTGCTGGGGCTCGTTGTTACGACCTCGTCGCTGCGCGCTGAAGATGACGCGGCTGCTGATCCCGCCAAAGCAGACGCCGACTTTGCGTTTCAAGGCGAGTACATGGGAACCCTCAAGACCGATGAAGGGGATGTGACGGTTGGCTTGCAGCTGATCGCCATGGGAAAAGGAAAGTTCCGTGCCGTTGGCTACAAGGGTGGACTGCCAGGCGAAGGCTGGGATCAGAATGAAAAAGTGGAAGCCGATGGCGAACTGAAAGATGGCAAAGTGGTGGTCGAACACGATTTGGCCAAAGCCGTGATTGGCGACGGCGAAGCAACGATCTACGCCCCTGGAGAAGTGAAGGTTGGGACGATCAAGAAGGTGGAACGCAAGAGCCCAACGCTCGGCGCTGCCGCTCCTGAAGGAGCCGTGGTGCTGTTTGATGGCAAAAATGCCGATGCCTTCGAAGGAGGCAAAGTGACGAGCGAAGGGCTGCTGATGCAAGGTGTCACCAGCAAGCAGAAATTCGACAGCTTTAAGCTCCACATCGAGTTTCGCCTCCCTTACATGCCCGAAGCCCGTGGCCAAGGTCGCGGCAACAGCGGCATCTATCTGCAAGGTCGTTACGAAGTGCAGATGCTCGATTCGTTCGGCCTGGCAGGGCTCGATAACGAGTGTGGCGGCATCTACACCATCCGTAAGCCCGACGTGAACATGTGCCTTCCTCCCCTCGCCTGGCAGACCTACGACATCGATTTCACCGCTGCCAAGTACGACGCCGAAGGAAAACTGACCGCCAAGCCCCGCGTAACCGTGCGACACAATGGCCAGCTGATTCACAGCGATGTGGAACTTCCAGCCGACATGAACACCCGCGCTGCTCCGGTGGCTGCTGGCAAAGATCCTGGCCCGATCTACCTGCAAAATCACGGCAACCCGGTCCGCTATCGCAATATCTGGGTGGTCGAGACGAAATAG
- a CDS encoding DUF5009 domain-containing protein produces MTSAAPSLAASTPAATLPARLLSLDAYRGFVMLAMASRGFGIPKVAALPQFASHPTWQFLAGQLDHVAWVGSCFWDLIQPSFMFMVGVAMAYSCAARVSKGDPYWKMLLHAIFRAMVLIALGVFLRSNSSDQTNFTFMDVTSQIGLGYLPLFLLWGRKFWVQATAAIVILVGYFALFALYPLPAADYNYAAVGVDENWVHFQGFQRHWEKNANVAHDVDVKVLNWFPRPEPFMFDRGGYNTLNFIPSIATMIFGLIAGEWLRGGASGLKKFGILVGAGLAMLLIGWGLNELGVCPVVKRIWTPSWAIYSTGWTCLLLAAFYGVIELIQFRFWAFPLVVIGMNSIAIYCMDKLCHSWTLKTLKTHLGWKIEKLRTFPAIDKLVSDSQIYLPIIETTAVLLIFWLVLLWMYRRRIFLRI; encoded by the coding sequence ATGACCTCCGCTGCACCCTCGCTCGCCGCCTCCACTCCAGCGGCGACGCTCCCGGCGCGACTCCTCTCGCTCGATGCGTACCGAGGTTTCGTCATGCTGGCAATGGCATCGCGCGGCTTTGGCATTCCCAAAGTGGCTGCCCTCCCGCAGTTCGCAAGCCATCCGACATGGCAATTTCTCGCCGGACAACTCGACCACGTCGCGTGGGTGGGGAGCTGTTTTTGGGATCTCATTCAGCCGAGCTTCATGTTCATGGTCGGCGTCGCGATGGCCTACTCCTGTGCAGCCCGCGTCAGCAAAGGAGATCCCTACTGGAAGATGCTGCTGCATGCGATTTTTCGTGCGATGGTGCTCATCGCACTCGGTGTATTTCTACGGTCGAATTCATCCGACCAAACGAACTTCACCTTCATGGATGTCACGAGCCAAATTGGCCTCGGCTACTTGCCTCTGTTTCTACTTTGGGGACGCAAATTTTGGGTCCAGGCGACCGCCGCCATCGTCATCCTGGTCGGTTACTTCGCACTCTTTGCGCTCTATCCACTCCCCGCAGCCGACTACAACTACGCTGCTGTCGGCGTCGATGAAAACTGGGTCCACTTCCAAGGATTTCAGCGCCACTGGGAAAAGAACGCCAATGTGGCTCACGATGTCGACGTGAAAGTCCTCAACTGGTTTCCACGTCCCGAGCCATTTATGTTTGATCGAGGGGGCTACAACACCCTCAACTTCATTCCCTCGATCGCCACCATGATCTTCGGACTCATCGCCGGCGAATGGCTGCGAGGTGGAGCATCAGGCCTGAAGAAGTTTGGCATTCTCGTCGGAGCCGGACTAGCGATGCTGCTGATCGGCTGGGGACTCAACGAACTCGGTGTTTGCCCAGTCGTAAAACGGATTTGGACTCCGAGTTGGGCAATCTACAGCACCGGCTGGACATGCCTGCTACTGGCCGCGTTCTACGGTGTGATCGAACTCATCCAGTTTCGATTCTGGGCTTTTCCGCTGGTGGTGATCGGCATGAACTCGATCGCCATCTACTGCATGGACAAGCTTTGTCATAGCTGGACGCTGAAGACCCTGAAGACCCATTTGGGCTGGAAAATCGAGAAGCTCCGCACCTTTCCGGCGATCGACAAACTGGTCAGCGACAGCCAGATTTACCTGCCGATTATCGAAACCACTGCAGTCCTGCTGATCTTTTGGCTGGTGCTGCTGTGGATGTATCGCCGCCGCATTTTCTTGCGCATCTAA
- the nadD gene encoding nicotinate-nucleotide adenylyltransferase, whose product MRIGIYGGSFNPIHFGHLLLAEVCREQAKLDEVWFMPAAMSPHKQNVAMTSGRERLEMVELAISGHPQFRASRLEIDRGGVSYTVETLQALRETNSEHEFFLLMGADSLRDFGTWREPQTICQVALPLVVARGGEPAPSAQHLVEILGEKITAAIEASIVPMPLIELSSRELRERIARGESIRYRVPRAVEQYIREHQLYLSPRT is encoded by the coding sequence ATGAGAATTGGCATCTACGGCGGTTCGTTTAACCCGATCCATTTCGGTCATTTGCTGCTGGCAGAAGTTTGCCGCGAGCAAGCCAAGCTCGACGAAGTGTGGTTCATGCCCGCCGCGATGTCGCCGCACAAACAGAATGTCGCGATGACGAGTGGTCGCGAGCGGCTGGAAATGGTGGAACTGGCGATTTCGGGGCATCCGCAGTTTCGCGCGTCGCGCTTAGAAATTGATCGCGGTGGCGTGAGCTACACGGTCGAGACGCTGCAAGCACTTCGCGAGACGAATTCTGAGCACGAGTTTTTTCTCCTCATGGGGGCTGACTCCCTACGTGATTTTGGGACCTGGCGCGAGCCACAGACCATCTGCCAAGTGGCGCTGCCGCTGGTGGTAGCCCGCGGTGGAGAGCCAGCTCCCAGTGCCCAGCACTTGGTCGAAATCCTCGGAGAAAAGATCACCGCCGCGATTGAGGCGAGCATCGTGCCGATGCCACTGATCGAGCTATCAAGCCGTGAATTGCGCGAGCGAATTGCGCGGGGCGAATCGATTCGCTATCGTGTGCCCCGAGCCGTGGAACAGTATATTCGCGAGCATCAGCTGTACCTGAGCCCCCGCACGTAA
- a CDS encoding VWA domain-containing protein → MADISTPHDSSEIPETPVARDAAPRQRAGRTNPPASAAAPRSPAPRSAPSRPAPSRLAAARAESAEQAEPPTDDQDATEADEAEPRESIFGSAGFRRWIRQSSAMLVSTIVHMVAFLALSLMVIQPEVVRNVQEVIVTALEPPEVEDELKVELENQIVDITEPTNALMSSSMEVGAVGASGPAGSISAPALDQQATDQLEVSAVKVEGIEIDIPNDKLMIAEVPDGQIGDARAIVDNYEEALDRITQEIMWMLDKSKVLVVWHFDQSESMKDDQKEIRGRIDHVYRQLGLLSRSNDGSLETAVTSYGESFLVHTRRPSHDMDEIRQAIDSVPIDPSGKEMMCSSIQQAIAIHRPYANRTNRQMAMVIVTDESGDSADNNAMLERAIAEAKAAKCKIYVLGREAVFGYPYAHIRWIHPQTKHHHWIAIDRGPETAFVEQLQTDGFHRRYDAHSSGFGPYECTRLGRETGGIFFMLPTVEKDLVRGHKDRYALEAMRPYLPDLRSRMEVSVERDESPLRTALTKVIYDLNPYQPEIAKIIVMRVHFSPDLGQLVEQARTEQRKAIIYLDYLAKVQKEVEKLEDLRRQEPSPRWQANYDLLYAQVIAYQARMYEYGAYLEEFIKNPRVVPSTKGKDLTHVRWDITTRKRILTGKVVEPYIERATELFKDVITNHAGTPWAARAQHELNRGFGVELVEVYDAPNPYIPPGTPLLPVPKL, encoded by the coding sequence ATGGCCGACATCTCCACCCCTCACGATTCCTCGGAGATACCGGAAACCCCGGTTGCTCGAGACGCTGCGCCTCGCCAGCGTGCTGGCCGCACGAATCCGCCGGCAAGTGCCGCCGCTCCTCGTTCCCCTGCTCCCCGTTCTGCGCCGTCTCGTCCAGCGCCGTCCCGTTTAGCAGCAGCTCGAGCCGAGTCGGCTGAGCAGGCAGAGCCCCCGACCGACGATCAGGACGCCACCGAGGCCGACGAAGCGGAGCCCCGCGAGTCAATTTTCGGATCGGCTGGATTTCGACGCTGGATTCGTCAAAGCTCGGCGATGCTCGTTTCCACCATCGTGCATATGGTTGCCTTCCTGGCACTTTCGCTGATGGTCATTCAGCCGGAAGTGGTGCGGAACGTTCAGGAGGTGATTGTCACGGCGCTTGAGCCCCCTGAAGTCGAAGATGAATTGAAGGTGGAACTCGAAAACCAGATCGTCGACATCACCGAGCCCACCAATGCGCTGATGAGCTCGTCGATGGAAGTGGGAGCTGTCGGCGCATCGGGACCTGCCGGATCCATCAGTGCTCCGGCGCTCGATCAGCAGGCGACCGATCAACTCGAGGTTTCGGCGGTGAAGGTCGAAGGGATCGAGATCGATATCCCCAACGACAAGCTGATGATTGCCGAGGTTCCTGATGGACAAATCGGCGACGCAAGAGCGATTGTCGACAACTATGAAGAAGCTCTCGATCGGATCACACAAGAGATTATGTGGATGCTCGACAAGAGCAAGGTGCTCGTGGTTTGGCACTTCGACCAATCCGAGAGCATGAAAGACGATCAGAAAGAGATTCGGGGTCGCATCGATCATGTCTACCGGCAACTGGGACTGTTGAGTCGCTCGAACGACGGTTCGCTCGAAACCGCTGTTACCAGCTACGGCGAAAGCTTTCTGGTGCACACGCGCCGACCTTCGCACGACATGGACGAGATCCGTCAGGCGATCGACTCGGTGCCGATCGACCCTTCGGGCAAGGAGATGATGTGCTCGTCGATTCAACAGGCGATTGCGATTCACCGCCCTTATGCCAACCGCACTAACCGTCAAATGGCGATGGTGATCGTGACCGACGAAAGTGGCGATAGTGCCGACAACAACGCCATGCTCGAGCGAGCGATTGCCGAGGCCAAAGCTGCGAAGTGCAAGATCTACGTGCTGGGGCGTGAGGCAGTGTTCGGCTATCCCTATGCCCATATCCGCTGGATTCATCCACAAACCAAGCATCACCACTGGATTGCCATCGATCGCGGCCCTGAGACAGCGTTTGTCGAGCAGTTGCAAACCGATGGTTTTCACCGTCGCTACGACGCCCACTCAAGCGGCTTTGGTCCCTACGAATGCACGCGGCTGGGACGCGAAACCGGCGGCATTTTCTTCATGCTGCCAACAGTCGAGAAAGACCTCGTGCGCGGGCATAAAGACCGCTATGCCCTGGAAGCGATGCGTCCCTATTTGCCCGACCTCCGCAGCCGGATGGAAGTTTCGGTAGAGCGCGACGAATCGCCGCTCCGAACTGCGCTCACGAAAGTGATTTACGATCTCAATCCGTATCAGCCCGAGATTGCCAAAATCATCGTCATGCGGGTTCATTTCTCGCCCGATCTCGGGCAACTAGTCGAGCAAGCACGCACCGAACAACGCAAAGCGATCATCTACCTCGATTACTTGGCGAAGGTGCAGAAAGAGGTGGAAAAGCTCGAAGACTTGCGTCGCCAAGAGCCATCACCTCGGTGGCAAGCCAACTACGATTTGCTATACGCGCAGGTGATCGCATACCAGGCACGGATGTATGAGTACGGCGCTTATCTCGAGGAGTTCATCAAGAATCCTCGTGTGGTTCCATCGACCAAGGGTAAAGACCTCACGCATGTCCGCTGGGATATTACCACCCGCAAACGAATCCTGACGGGCAAAGTAGTCGAGCCCTATATCGAGCGGGCCACCGAGCTTTTCAAAGACGTGATCACCAATCACGCCGGAACCCCCTGGGCTGCTCGAGCGCAGCACGAGCTGAATCGCGGATTTGGAGTCGAGCTAGTGGAAGTGTACGACGCACCGAATCCCTACATTCCGCCGGGAACTCCTCTCCTTCCAGTTCCCAAGCTGTAG
- a CDS encoding aminotransferase class V-fold PLP-dependent enzyme, whose amino-acid sequence MQSTSSRWLSTLRLGMPVCQHKVYFDHAAVAPLPEITRKAIAQWLDEAATIGDVAWPRWASAAEKTRQLAAQVIGADTSEIALVPNTTTGIGLIAEGIDWRPGDNVVSFAGEFPSNKFPWMNLSARGVELRTVPLESGAAHADRLASYCDNRTRLVTASWVGYATGWRIDVEAVARFCQSHGILFFLDAIQGLGVFPLDMHQCPIDFLAADGHKWLLGPEGAGVLYVRKSNLAKLRPLGVGWNSVVASHDFSHSTLNLKPAAARYEGGSLNLAGFIGLGASLQFLVDAGLTPSVSPLADQIVALGDYAAGRLRELGATFLAPRTAGHTSGILTFLLPSLDPAQVRLKLLDAQIVTSCRGGGIRISPHAYNTTEEIDTLLEQIRSLLA is encoded by the coding sequence TTGCAATCTACATCGAGCCGCTGGCTTTCTACCCTCCGACTAGGGATGCCTGTCTGCCAGCATAAAGTTTATTTCGACCACGCTGCCGTCGCGCCGCTCCCCGAAATTACCCGAAAAGCGATCGCCCAGTGGCTCGACGAAGCTGCCACCATCGGCGACGTGGCCTGGCCGCGGTGGGCCTCTGCCGCCGAAAAAACGCGTCAACTCGCCGCTCAAGTCATCGGTGCCGACACCTCCGAAATCGCCCTCGTCCCCAACACCACCACCGGCATCGGTCTGATCGCCGAAGGGATCGATTGGCGGCCGGGGGATAATGTGGTGAGTTTCGCCGGCGAATTTCCCTCCAACAAATTCCCCTGGATGAACCTCTCGGCTCGCGGGGTCGAACTCCGAACCGTGCCTCTCGAAAGCGGAGCAGCCCACGCCGATCGACTGGCGAGTTACTGCGATAACCGGACCCGTCTGGTTACCGCGAGTTGGGTGGGCTATGCCACCGGTTGGCGGATCGACGTTGAAGCGGTCGCCCGTTTTTGCCAGTCCCACGGAATCCTGTTCTTCCTCGACGCCATTCAAGGGCTCGGCGTATTCCCGCTCGATATGCACCAATGTCCCATCGACTTTCTGGCAGCCGACGGGCACAAGTGGCTGCTCGGTCCCGAAGGGGCAGGGGTGCTTTATGTCCGTAAGTCGAATCTCGCCAAGCTGCGGCCACTCGGCGTCGGCTGGAACAGCGTGGTCGCCTCGCACGATTTCTCACACAGCACGCTGAATCTCAAACCAGCAGCAGCACGCTACGAAGGTGGTTCGCTCAACCTGGCCGGCTTTATCGGACTCGGCGCGAGCTTGCAATTTCTGGTCGATGCCGGACTCACACCGAGCGTTTCACCACTTGCCGATCAGATTGTTGCGCTCGGCGACTACGCTGCGGGGCGTCTCCGCGAACTGGGAGCCACCTTCCTAGCACCTCGCACTGCCGGGCATACTTCCGGCATTCTCACGTTTCTCTTGCCTTCGCTCGATCCCGCGCAAGTGCGGCTGAAATTACTCGACGCTCAAATCGTCACCAGTTGCCGTGGGGGAGGGATTCGCATTAGTCCGCACGCTTACAACACGACCGAAGAAATCGACACGCTCTTGGAGCAAATCCGGAGCCTACTCGCGTAG
- the coaD gene encoding pantetheine-phosphate adenylyltransferase has translation MTRSDSRVAVYTGSFDPITLGHLNVIERSSKLVDKLIVGIGINSEKSHLFPPEERVELVTQATSQIGNVEVRAFSNLAVEFVRHCGARVMIRGVRPLTDLAGEFTMMMANRHLDPGIETVFLMADEEFAHVSSSLIKQITPLASDEMLARFVPRSIIPALRQRIRGKS, from the coding sequence ATGACCAGGTCCGACTCGCGCGTTGCTGTCTACACCGGTTCGTTCGATCCGATTACGCTCGGCCATCTGAATGTGATTGAGCGGAGTTCTAAGCTCGTCGACAAACTGATTGTCGGCATCGGCATTAACAGCGAGAAATCACATCTCTTTCCACCCGAAGAGCGTGTGGAACTTGTCACGCAGGCCACGTCGCAGATTGGCAACGTCGAAGTTCGCGCCTTCTCGAATTTGGCCGTGGAATTCGTACGCCACTGCGGAGCGCGGGTGATGATTCGTGGCGTGCGACCGCTCACCGATCTGGCTGGCGAATTCACCATGATGATGGCCAACCGGCACCTCGATCCAGGGATCGAAACCGTGTTTCTCATGGCCGACGAAGAATTCGCCCACGTCAGCAGTTCGCTCATCAAACAGATCACGCCGCTGGCGAGCGACGAAATGCTGGCGCGGTTCGTTCCACGCTCGATTATCCCCGCGCTAAGGCAGCGCATTCGCGGAAAATCGTAA
- a CDS encoding acyltransferase: protein MAILGTLARRFGWGYGRQQLGHELLPALNPTELPRGHIPALDAIRGLAIVVVTLYRFGGGAPDAARSLEPSWLVHSLSHGVDLFFVLSGFLITGILFDAKEQPHYFRNFYARRTLRIFPLYYFALALSLVVLPLVGGSIAAAFSPIAEDQLWLWLYGGNVLQSLRGEWCLGPLNHFWSLAVEEHFYLVWPLVIFSLSRTWAMRVCLATAVAATIARVVWIKAGGNMVAVEVFTLLRLDALSIGSFLALAMRSPEGFKLITRLAWPLLGLAALVMAVMAAKSMRLLGLPMLGWATLSGLLIVVAVTAREGSWIAGVAKSPVLRFFSRYSYGMYVYQNLLIPILAPLVTAPLLAATLGSDAGGQLVYCAIMCAATTVVAMASFHWLEEPLLKLKRFF from the coding sequence ATGGCAATTCTCGGCACACTTGCACGACGTTTTGGCTGGGGGTACGGAAGGCAGCAACTCGGACACGAGCTGCTGCCTGCACTAAATCCTACCGAGCTTCCGCGCGGGCATATTCCGGCGCTCGATGCGATTCGTGGGCTGGCGATTGTGGTGGTGACGCTCTATCGCTTTGGGGGCGGTGCGCCCGATGCAGCGCGAAGTCTCGAGCCAAGCTGGCTGGTGCATTCGCTGAGCCATGGTGTCGATCTGTTTTTTGTCCTCTCAGGATTTTTAATCACCGGCATTCTGTTCGACGCGAAAGAGCAGCCGCACTACTTCCGAAACTTCTACGCGCGCCGAACGCTTCGCATCTTTCCGCTCTACTACTTTGCCCTCGCCTTATCACTCGTCGTGTTGCCACTGGTTGGCGGATCGATTGCAGCGGCATTTTCCCCGATTGCCGAGGACCAACTTTGGCTGTGGCTTTATGGCGGCAATGTGCTGCAATCGCTGCGCGGCGAGTGGTGCCTCGGGCCGCTGAATCACTTTTGGTCGCTCGCGGTTGAAGAGCATTTCTATCTCGTTTGGCCCCTCGTGATTTTCAGTTTGTCGCGCACTTGGGCAATGCGTGTTTGCCTAGCCACAGCAGTCGCAGCGACGATCGCTCGTGTGGTGTGGATCAAAGCGGGTGGGAATATGGTGGCAGTGGAAGTCTTCACGCTGCTGCGGCTCGATGCTTTGTCGATTGGCAGTTTTCTGGCGCTGGCGATGCGCTCGCCCGAAGGCTTCAAGCTGATCACTCGCCTAGCTTGGCCGCTGCTGGGATTGGCCGCCCTAGTGATGGCGGTGATGGCCGCCAAGAGCATGCGGCTTTTGGGGCTGCCGATGCTAGGCTGGGCCACGCTATCGGGGTTGCTGATTGTGGTGGCGGTGACCGCGCGAGAAGGTTCGTGGATCGCTGGTGTGGCCAAGTCGCCGGTGCTCCGATTTTTTTCACGCTACAGCTATGGGATGTACGTCTATCAGAATCTGCTGATTCCAATTCTTGCGCCGCTGGTGACAGCACCCCTGCTCGCCGCGACGCTCGGCAGTGATGCGGGTGGGCAACTCGTCTACTGCGCAATCATGTGCGCGGCGACCACAGTGGTGGCGATGGCCAGTTTTCACTGGCTCGAAGAACCCCTGCTGAAGCTCAAGCGGTTCTTTTAG
- the xylB gene encoding xylulokinase: MAVLLGVDIGTSGTKTLAINEKGEILAEATSTYPCAHPKPLWSEQNPEDWWNATVATIRAVVKKAKLKATDVKGIGLSGQMHGSVFLDKKMQVIRPALLWNDQRTAAECDEIESRAGGRKKLIQMVANPALTGFTAPKILWLRNHEPKNFAKLDKVLLPKDDVRRRLTGELATDVSDASGMLLLDVKKRNWSKTLLSKLELDESLLAKCYESEEVTGKLTPEVAKLLGLSTDCVVVGGAGDCAANALGTGVVKTGSLSTSIGTSGIMFVHSDEMQFDPAGRLHTFCHAVHGKWHMMGVSLTGGGALQWFTQQVFHGLFKGKTSPFQQLADEAAQVPYGSEGLFFLPYLAGERTPHADPNARGSFVGLTLKHTRGHLTRSIMEGVTYAMRDSLTIIRDLGVPVNEIRASGGGSKNPLWRQIQADVFGQDVVTINAEQGPAFGVALLAAVGAGFYKNIEEACAATIRVVSKTPQNKKAAAYYDKGFPLYQQLYRSLKKDFEAIAALDS; the protein is encoded by the coding sequence ATGGCTGTTCTACTCGGCGTTGATATCGGTACTTCGGGGACCAAGACACTCGCTATCAATGAAAAGGGAGAAATCCTGGCGGAAGCCACGTCGACCTATCCCTGCGCTCACCCCAAACCATTGTGGAGCGAGCAGAACCCCGAGGATTGGTGGAATGCCACGGTCGCGACAATTCGCGCGGTGGTGAAGAAAGCCAAACTAAAGGCGACCGACGTGAAGGGGATCGGCCTGTCGGGGCAGATGCACGGGAGTGTGTTTCTCGACAAGAAGATGCAGGTGATTCGCCCTGCTCTGCTCTGGAATGATCAGCGCACCGCTGCCGAGTGCGACGAGATTGAATCGCGCGCCGGTGGACGCAAAAAACTGATTCAGATGGTCGCCAATCCCGCGCTCACTGGCTTCACTGCCCCCAAGATTCTCTGGCTCCGTAATCACGAACCGAAGAACTTTGCGAAACTCGACAAAGTGCTCCTTCCCAAAGACGATGTCCGCAGGCGCTTGACTGGCGAACTGGCAACCGATGTGAGTGATGCCAGCGGCATGTTGCTCCTCGATGTGAAAAAACGAAATTGGTCGAAGACGCTGCTTTCGAAACTCGAACTCGACGAATCGCTTCTCGCCAAGTGCTATGAGTCGGAAGAAGTCACCGGCAAGTTGACCCCCGAAGTGGCCAAGCTACTGGGGCTGTCGACCGACTGTGTAGTGGTGGGTGGCGCTGGAGACTGCGCTGCCAATGCTTTGGGAACAGGCGTGGTGAAAACGGGCTCGCTCAGCACCTCGATCGGAACCAGCGGCATCATGTTCGTGCACAGCGACGAGATGCAGTTCGATCCAGCAGGGCGACTTCACACGTTCTGTCATGCCGTGCATGGGAAGTGGCACATGATGGGGGTGAGTCTCACGGGTGGTGGCGCTTTGCAATGGTTCACCCAGCAGGTATTTCACGGGCTGTTTAAGGGGAAAACGAGTCCGTTTCAGCAACTGGCCGACGAAGCTGCCCAAGTCCCCTATGGAAGTGAGGGGCTCTTCTTTTTGCCCTATCTCGCGGGAGAACGGACGCCGCATGCCGATCCGAACGCGCGTGGCAGCTTCGTGGGGCTCACGCTCAAGCATACGCGGGGGCATCTGACGCGCTCGATCATGGAAGGTGTGACGTACGCGATGCGCGACAGCCTGACGATCATTCGCGACCTTGGTGTACCGGTAAACGAGATTCGTGCTTCGGGAGGGGGCTCGAAAAATCCTCTTTGGCGACAGATTCAGGCCGATGTCTTTGGACAAGATGTGGTGACGATCAACGCCGAGCAAGGCCCTGCGTTTGGTGTCGCTCTGCTTGCTGCTGTCGGTGCCGGGTTCTACAAAAACATCGAAGAGGCCTGCGCCGCGACAATTCGTGTCGTCAGCAAAACGCCGCAAAACAAAAAGGCCGCTGCGTACTACGACAAGGGCTTTCCGCTCTACCAGCAGCTCTACCGCTCGCTCAAGAAAGACTTCGAAGCGATCGCGGCACTCGATTCGTAG
- a CDS encoding hydrolase — MTADSISRSPELMNPFDTALLVIDVQEKLLPAIHGGERVAWNIGRLIQAAKTLGVAIDVSEQYPKGLGPTISSLKSELPEPRAKLMFSCRELADMIQSWRERGIYKILASGIETHVCVQQTVLDLLGEGFQVYLAVDAVSSRSLLDHEIAVRRMDSSGATITTTEAAMFEWCERAGTAEFKQISALVKETGPRLP, encoded by the coding sequence ATGACTGCCGACTCAATCAGCCGCTCTCCCGAACTGATGAACCCGTTTGACACAGCTCTTTTGGTGATCGACGTGCAGGAAAAACTCCTCCCGGCGATTCATGGTGGAGAGCGTGTGGCGTGGAACATCGGTCGGCTGATTCAAGCCGCGAAGACCCTCGGTGTGGCGATCGATGTAAGCGAGCAGTATCCCAAGGGTCTAGGCCCCACCATCAGCAGCCTGAAGAGCGAACTCCCCGAGCCCAGAGCGAAGCTGATGTTCAGCTGTCGCGAACTAGCCGACATGATTCAGAGTTGGCGCGAGCGGGGGATCTACAAAATTCTCGCTTCCGGCATCGAGACCCATGTTTGTGTGCAGCAAACGGTGCTCGATCTGCTGGGGGAAGGGTTTCAGGTTTACTTGGCGGTCGACGCTGTCAGCAGCCGCAGCTTGCTCGATCACGAAATCGCCGTGCGCCGGATGGATAGCAGCGGCGCGACAATCACCACCACCGAAGCGGCCATGTTCGAATGGTGCGAGCGTGCTGGAACGGCTGAATTCAAGCAAATCAGTGCGCTCGTCAAAGAGACCGGACCGCGACTTCCCTGA